One Campylobacter sp. RM16192 genomic region harbors:
- a CDS encoding helix-turn-helix domain-containing protein: MRTYDEILQDIKKLAKVSSNKELCEFLDIPYKNLNMWQYRGVIPAKKLIEIADKLNASVDLLINGDTNSTNLPKQTPAHNPKLQSEVFKEFLELFKEYGNDKLLLPIIDKLKEIERISKE, from the coding sequence ATGAGAACATATGATGAGATACTGCAAGATATTAAAAAGCTTGCAAAGGTATCAAGCAATAAAGAGCTATGCGAATTTTTAGATATTCCTTATAAAAATTTAAATATGTGGCAGTATAGGGGAGTAATTCCTGCTAAAAAGCTTATAGAAATAGCTGATAAACTTAACGCAAGCGTGGATTTGCTAATAAACGGCGATACAAACAGCACAAATTTACCAAAACAAACTCCTGCTCACAACCCAAAACTACAAAGTGAAGTATTTAAAGAATTCCTAGAGCTTTTTAAAGAGTATGGTAACGATAAGTTACTGCTTCCTATCATAGACAAACTAAAGGAGATAGAAAGAATTTCTAAAGAGTAG
- a CDS encoding type IV secretory system conjugative DNA transfer family protein, translated as MRQIGFLKDEELDSKSLNNSSSSTIIPCDFTHAVIIGETGCGKTTAMIYPNLLDRIKRGHGVFIIDYKGCEHLRVKALAKQAGRLKDVVCVGSSIGTPINFIIDMKTKDFKQSLTASMKERDNSFWSEFGSNIATNRFEVLRAISLYHKIIEYKDRYLDFNFYIKIKSLVRAYHANFATIVDLSQDIEKMRVFMDKLKEVIYAKATR; from the coding sequence ATGCGCCAAATAGGTTTTTTAAAAGATGAAGAGCTAGATAGTAAAAGCTTAAATAATAGCAGTTCAAGCACCATCATACCTTGTGATTTTACCCATGCGGTTATCATAGGAGAAACCGGATGCGGAAAGACTACGGCTATGATATATCCTAATTTACTAGACCGTATTAAAAGAGGACATGGTGTATTTATAATAGATTATAAGGGATGCGAGCATCTAAGAGTAAAAGCTCTTGCAAAGCAAGCGGGTAGATTAAAAGACGTAGTATGTGTAGGATCAAGCATAGGTACCCCTATAAATTTTATAATTGATATGAAGACAAAAGATTTCAAGCAATCTTTAACCGCAAGTATGAAAGAGAGGGATAACTCTTTTTGGAGCGAATTTGGCTCTAATATAGCTACAAATAGATTTGAAGTATTAAGAGCTATTAGCCTATATCATAAGATCATAGAGTATAAGGATAGATATCTTGATTTTAACTTTTATATCAAGATAAAATCTCTTGTAAGAGCCTATCATGCAAATTTTGCAACCATAGTAGATTTATCTCAAGATATAGAGAAGATGAGAGTATTTATGGATAAGCTAAAAGAGGTTATCTATGCTAAAGCGACACGATAA